The following coding sequences lie in one Streptomyces venezuelae genomic window:
- a CDS encoding tetratricopeptide repeat protein, with product MTPTGYCLASGERVDPATGLHSAVDTGHATASTSVSEPESAPRPPASASRPAATSGGESSSQHWIVDLGVTADPPRPARVDLPPEHPDPTVLPEITLLDRADNAGGPVALSGLPLPPGTLLAGQYRLVRPLGYGGMGEVCLAHDTKVDDRAVAVKMLHAELATESYSLLEGERRELVELNHDGFIRVFNYGHHDGVGDFLVLQYVDGLNLEEVRARAHEHPEEFGGDRFLEFVLAYGVRILAALAHLHAPERGKVYGDLKPPNVMHDGSTTKLVDVGSVRRAGAPGLTTALYRAPSVGPHGESAPQDDLFSLGETLRTLCGLGATRHDLADLAALAPLDDATGDHRGLGLVSLARALRRATRTARAGRFATAREMDEQLRGVFRELRSLRTGAETFEPSPLFLQSAYALDGGLGAAPEVRHWAAPRAAPHHPAPGPSEVARRLPVPRPDPDDDHHGELSRLSDDDPEALLQHTGDWRDSPEVHLLRCRLRLRVALRTEGGDLGAEGVDLTGAETALALAEDAIGPANGPHDWRLDWHRGLLALARSRVPEARGRFDRVYAAIPGEYAPKLALGYCAERLGRLHEALTFYEAVRLRNPSLGSAAFGAVRARLALGGPDALTDAIAALDAVPQHSRHRTAARTAAVRIRVDHARDAEGLGAAVRALAQLFSAHGLTDEPSRVRMKAEVWGAAHRLLGAEDGAGGAITGDQLRAVAAHADPLLEFPADVRALRTDLSRFYRVLAHQAARDAPTPDDGIPLAEILLDRAYAVRPFGFLHARFGKDFPWLGKKIRNRPPRSAWK from the coding sequence GTGACGCCGACCGGGTACTGCCTGGCCAGCGGTGAGCGCGTCGACCCCGCGACCGGGTTGCACTCGGCCGTGGACACGGGACACGCGACAGCGTCCACGTCCGTGTCCGAGCCGGAGTCGGCACCGAGGCCCCCCGCATCGGCGTCGCGCCCCGCCGCGACCTCCGGCGGCGAGTCGTCCTCCCAGCACTGGATCGTCGACCTGGGCGTCACCGCCGACCCGCCGCGCCCGGCCCGTGTCGACCTGCCCCCGGAGCACCCCGACCCCACCGTCCTGCCCGAGATCACGCTCCTGGACCGGGCCGACAACGCGGGCGGCCCCGTGGCCCTCAGCGGGCTGCCCCTGCCGCCCGGCACCCTGCTCGCCGGGCAGTACCGCCTCGTGCGGCCCCTCGGGTACGGCGGGATGGGCGAGGTATGCCTCGCCCACGACACCAAGGTCGACGACCGCGCGGTCGCCGTGAAGATGCTGCACGCCGAGCTCGCCACGGAGTCGTACAGCCTCCTGGAGGGCGAGCGCAGGGAGCTGGTCGAGCTCAACCACGACGGGTTCATCCGGGTGTTCAACTACGGGCACCACGACGGGGTCGGGGACTTCCTCGTCCTCCAGTACGTCGACGGGCTCAACCTCGAAGAGGTGCGGGCCCGCGCCCACGAGCACCCCGAGGAGTTCGGCGGCGACCGCTTCCTGGAGTTTGTCCTCGCGTACGGCGTGCGGATCCTGGCCGCGCTCGCGCACCTGCACGCCCCCGAGCGCGGCAAGGTGTACGGCGACCTGAAGCCGCCCAACGTCATGCACGATGGCTCCACCACCAAGCTCGTCGACGTCGGCAGCGTGCGCCGCGCGGGCGCCCCCGGCCTCACCACCGCCCTCTACCGCGCGCCCAGCGTCGGCCCGCACGGCGAGTCCGCCCCGCAGGACGACCTGTTCAGCCTCGGCGAGACGCTGCGCACGCTGTGCGGGCTCGGGGCCACCCGCCACGACCTTGCGGACCTGGCGGCGCTCGCCCCGCTCGACGACGCCACCGGGGACCACCGCGGACTCGGCCTCGTCTCCCTCGCCAGGGCCCTGCGCCGCGCCACCCGCACCGCACGCGCCGGACGCTTCGCCACGGCCCGCGAGATGGACGAGCAGCTCCGCGGCGTCTTCCGCGAGCTGCGGTCCCTGCGCACCGGCGCCGAGACGTTCGAGCCGTCACCGCTCTTCCTCCAGTCCGCGTACGCCCTCGACGGCGGGCTCGGCGCCGCCCCCGAGGTCCGGCACTGGGCCGCCCCGCGGGCCGCCCCGCACCACCCCGCTCCCGGCCCCTCCGAGGTGGCCCGGCGGCTCCCCGTGCCGCGCCCGGACCCGGACGACGACCACCACGGCGAGCTCAGCAGGCTCAGCGACGACGACCCCGAGGCGCTGCTCCAGCACACCGGCGACTGGCGGGACTCCCCCGAGGTGCACCTGCTGCGGTGCAGACTGCGGCTGCGGGTGGCGCTGCGGACCGAGGGCGGGGATCTCGGCGCGGAGGGCGTCGACCTCACCGGCGCCGAGACCGCGCTCGCCCTGGCCGAGGACGCCATAGGGCCCGCGAACGGGCCGCACGACTGGCGGCTCGACTGGCACCGGGGGCTGCTCGCCCTGGCCCGCTCCCGGGTGCCGGAGGCCCGCGGCCGCTTCGACCGGGTGTACGCGGCGATCCCCGGCGAGTACGCGCCGAAGCTGGCCCTCGGCTACTGCGCGGAACGCCTCGGGCGGCTGCACGAGGCCCTCACCTTCTACGAGGCCGTGCGGCTGCGGAACCCCTCGCTGGGCAGCGCGGCGTTCGGCGCCGTCCGGGCGCGGCTCGCCCTCGGCGGCCCCGATGCCCTCACCGACGCCATCGCCGCCCTCGACGCCGTCCCGCAGCACTCACGGCACCGCACCGCCGCCCGCACGGCCGCCGTGCGCATCCGCGTCGACCACGCGCGGGACGCCGAAGGCCTGGGCGCGGCGGTGCGCGCGCTGGCCCAGCTCTTCTCCGCGCACGGCCTGACCGACGAACCATCCCGCGTACGGATGAAGGCGGAGGTGTGGGGCGCGGCGCACCGGCTCCTCGGTGCGGAGGACGGCGCGGGCGGTGCGATCACCGGGGACCAGCTGCGCGCCGTCGCCGCGCACGCCGATCCGCTGCTCGAATTCCCCGCCGACGTACGGGCGTTGCGCACCGACCTGTCCCGCTTCTACCGGGTCCTGGCCCACCAGGCCGCCCGGGACGCGCCCACGCCGGACGACGGCATACCGCTCGCCGAGATCCTCCTCGACCGCGCCTACGCGGTCCGCCCCTTCGGCTTCCTGCACGCACGATTCGGCAAGGACTTCCCATGGCTGGGCAAGAAGATCAGGAACCGGCCGCCTCGGTCGGCCTGGAAGTGA
- the snpA gene encoding snapalysin — protein MNRSRISLLAALGSAALVASLAAAPSALAAPAAETVKPSSTYATSSYVGSAEEQAANKKFFDAVMKSALKKQAAKPGIQVVTVTYNTSRAPSFRSQIAQSTQIWNSSVSNVKLQETSSTGNFQYREGNDSRGSYASTDGHGRGYIFLDYRQNQQYNSTRVTAHETGHVLGLPDHYSGPCSELMSGGGPGTSCTNAYPNAQERSRVNQLWANGLTAFKDKGALTKVR, from the coding sequence ATGAACAGATCCCGCATCAGCCTCCTCGCCGCCCTCGGCTCGGCCGCGCTCGTCGCCTCGCTGGCCGCCGCGCCGTCCGCGCTCGCGGCCCCGGCCGCCGAGACGGTCAAGCCCTCGTCGACGTACGCCACGTCGTCGTACGTGGGCTCCGCGGAGGAGCAGGCCGCCAACAAGAAGTTCTTCGACGCCGTCATGAAGTCGGCGCTGAAGAAGCAGGCGGCGAAGCCCGGCATCCAGGTCGTGACCGTCACCTACAACACCAGCCGGGCGCCCAGTTTCCGCAGCCAGATAGCCCAGAGCACGCAGATCTGGAACTCCTCGGTCAGCAACGTGAAGCTGCAGGAGACCAGCTCGACCGGTAACTTCCAGTACCGCGAGGGCAATGACTCGCGTGGCTCGTACGCCTCCACGGACGGGCACGGCCGCGGGTACATCTTCCTGGACTACCGGCAGAACCAGCAGTACAACTCGACGCGTGTGACGGCGCACGAGACGGGTCACGTGCTCGGTCTTCCCGACCACTACTCGGGTCCCTGCAGCGAGCTGATGTCCGGCGGCGGTCCCGGCACGTCCTGCACCAACGCGTACCCGAACGCGCAGGAGCGGTCCCGGGTCAACCAGCTCTGGGCGAACGGCCTCACCGCCTTCAAGGACAAGGGTGCGCTGACCAAGGTCCGCTGA
- a CDS encoding MFS transporter has translation MTTNDIGTGTGTAAEGSTHTPSPLRLPAFRRFVLAQLVSATGSAMAPLALAYAVIGAGGGAGALGLVLATSTVPTVAFLLVGGVLADRLSRSRLLFLGNLLAAAGQGALALVVAAGHASTGTIAACGFVSGVAIAFTTPAAQGVVTRLVPAHQLQQANALLRLPTNAVKVVGPVAGGLVVAVSGPAWALGFDALTFGVAALLLLGLRLGAPVAKGSALADLREGWSGFWSRTWLWTYTAAGTVLVAAWLAGYQLLGPVVTEQEYDGARTWGLVQGAFSSGLLAGTVVCLRWKPERLLVVAVSASSGLALPLAALALGLPLPWLLLSAVLAGITLDVAGVTWVTAFQQNVPDAELGRMSSFNQVGERLAVPLGYLVVALVSSAFADRSVLAVCTGIIVAATLLNLCVRDVRRIRRAPSRNGGTRLETRNRERTPNS, from the coding sequence ATGACCACGAACGACATCGGCACCGGCACCGGCACCGCAGCCGAAGGCAGCACCCACACCCCCTCCCCCCTCCGCCTCCCCGCCTTCCGCCGCTTCGTCCTCGCCCAGCTCGTCTCCGCGACCGGATCCGCGATGGCGCCCCTCGCCCTCGCCTACGCGGTGATCGGCGCGGGCGGCGGTGCCGGTGCGCTCGGGCTCGTGCTGGCCACCAGCACCGTGCCGACCGTCGCCTTCCTGCTCGTCGGCGGTGTCCTCGCCGACCGGCTGTCCCGGAGCCGGCTGCTGTTCCTCGGCAATCTGCTCGCCGCCGCCGGGCAGGGCGCCCTCGCTCTCGTGGTCGCCGCCGGGCACGCGAGCACCGGAACCATCGCGGCCTGCGGGTTCGTGTCCGGCGTGGCGATCGCCTTCACGACGCCCGCCGCGCAGGGCGTGGTCACCCGGCTCGTACCGGCGCACCAGCTCCAGCAGGCCAACGCCCTGCTCCGGCTGCCCACCAACGCCGTCAAGGTCGTCGGACCCGTGGCCGGAGGTCTCGTCGTCGCCGTGAGCGGGCCCGCCTGGGCGCTCGGCTTCGACGCGCTGACGTTCGGCGTCGCGGCCCTGCTGTTGCTGGGACTGCGGCTCGGTGCGCCCGTCGCCAAGGGCAGTGCTCTCGCCGATCTGCGGGAGGGCTGGTCCGGCTTCTGGTCGCGGACGTGGCTGTGGACGTACACGGCCGCCGGGACCGTGCTCGTCGCCGCCTGGCTCGCGGGCTACCAGCTGCTCGGGCCCGTCGTCACCGAGCAGGAGTACGACGGGGCCCGCACGTGGGGGTTGGTCCAGGGCGCTTTCTCGTCGGGGCTCCTCGCCGGGACCGTGGTGTGTCTGCGGTGGAAGCCGGAGCGGCTGCTCGTCGTCGCGGTCAGCGCGAGCTCCGGGCTCGCGCTGCCCCTCGCGGCGCTCGCGCTGGGGCTGCCGCTGCCCTGGCTGCTGCTGTCCGCCGTGCTGGCCGGCATCACGCTGGACGTCGCGGGCGTCACCTGGGTCACCGCATTTCAACAGAACGTGCCCGACGCGGAGTTGGGGCGGATGAGCTCGTTCAACCAGGTCGGTGAGCGGCTCGCCGTTCCGCTCGGGTACCTCGTCGTCGCGCTCGTCTCGTCCGCGTTCGCGGACCGGTCCGTCCTCGCCGTCTGTACGGGGATCATCGTCGCCGCCACGCTCCTGAACCTGTGCGTCCGGGACGTCCGCAGAATCAGGCGGGCGCCGTCGCGCAACGGCGGAACGCGGCTCGAAACACGTAACCGCGAACGTACGCCGAACAGTTGA
- a CDS encoding transglycosylase domain-containing protein: MGTHAQRKKPRRRGRRRIVDYPRVGRSGVRRWLPSWRQLLGAVGFLFTSVAILFVCVYVSVDIPDENAAARREANVYYWSDGSQMVSTGEINRQNVELNQIAPSAVDAVIAAENETFYDDAGVSLKGLARATVNMARGRETQGGSTITQQYVKNTYLSQDQTVTRKVKEFVIALKVDRKKSKGEILKGYLNTSWFGRGANGIEAAARAYYGIPAKELNPSQGALLAAMLKGADLYDPAVSAANHERARQRWAWILDRQVAVGLMTKKERAKYRTFPEPRSRSRSTSLGGQTGYLVDVANRYLKQQTGLTDEELARGGYKIHTTFDRTKVRGLEQAVRRVVARDLDPRKRAADRHVQVGAASVRPSDGALVALYGGPDATTHFTNNADTSGVPVGSAFKPFVLAAALQYGVSEQNVAADSHYAADGVLRRADGEPHPDRPTLREALVSGGNATYVRLGKDVGQDTVRRTAVAAGLLRQSMARLEPTFSIGTSTPSAIRMAAAYGTFANDGVQRDPYSVTKVVKDGEPLSGLAPPSSRRALDPQVAQEVADALRTAGKRMGVDVAAGRTGDQDRLRSAWFAGFSKDLSTAVTLFRLRPGEPQLLPLSGVAGKKSERGNVLPPRIWREYEG; this comes from the coding sequence ATGGGTACACATGCTCAGCGGAAGAAGCCGCGTCGCCGCGGCCGGCGACGGATCGTGGACTACCCGCGCGTCGGAAGGAGCGGCGTCCGGCGCTGGCTCCCGTCGTGGCGCCAGCTCCTCGGCGCGGTGGGGTTCCTCTTCACCTCCGTGGCCATCCTCTTCGTCTGCGTGTACGTCAGCGTGGACATCCCCGACGAGAACGCGGCGGCCCGCCGCGAGGCCAACGTCTACTACTGGTCCGACGGATCGCAGATGGTCAGCACCGGCGAGATCAACCGGCAGAACGTCGAGCTGAACCAGATCGCGCCGTCCGCCGTCGACGCGGTGATCGCCGCCGAGAACGAGACCTTCTACGACGACGCCGGGGTCTCCCTCAAGGGTCTGGCCCGCGCCACCGTGAACATGGCACGCGGCCGTGAGACGCAGGGCGGCTCCACCATCACCCAGCAGTACGTGAAGAACACCTACCTCTCGCAGGACCAGACGGTCACGCGGAAGGTCAAGGAGTTCGTCATCGCCCTGAAGGTGGACCGCAAGAAGAGCAAGGGCGAGATCCTCAAGGGGTATCTCAACACCAGCTGGTTCGGGCGGGGCGCCAACGGGATCGAGGCCGCGGCCCGCGCCTACTACGGCATCCCCGCGAAGGAGCTGAACCCCAGCCAGGGCGCGCTGCTCGCCGCCATGCTGAAGGGCGCCGACCTGTACGACCCGGCGGTCAGCGCCGCCAACCACGAGCGGGCGCGGCAGCGCTGGGCGTGGATCCTGGACCGGCAGGTCGCGGTCGGGCTGATGACGAAGAAGGAGCGGGCGAAGTACCGGACGTTTCCCGAGCCCCGGAGCCGGTCGCGCTCCACCAGCCTCGGCGGCCAGACCGGCTATCTCGTCGACGTCGCCAACCGGTACCTCAAGCAGCAGACCGGGCTGACCGACGAGGAGCTCGCGCGCGGCGGATACAAGATCCACACCACGTTCGACAGGACCAAGGTGCGCGGCCTGGAGCAGGCGGTGCGGCGCGTCGTCGCCCGCGACCTCGACCCCAGGAAGCGGGCGGCCGACCGGCACGTGCAGGTCGGCGCGGCGTCCGTGCGGCCCTCCGACGGGGCGCTCGTCGCGCTCTACGGCGGGCCCGACGCCACCACGCACTTCACCAACAACGCCGACACGTCGGGCGTCCCCGTGGGCTCGGCGTTCAAGCCGTTCGTGCTGGCGGCGGCGCTGCAGTACGGGGTGTCGGAGCAGAACGTCGCGGCCGACAGCCACTACGCGGCGGACGGGGTCCTGCGCCGGGCAGACGGCGAGCCCCACCCGGACCGGCCGACGCTGCGCGAGGCGCTCGTCTCCGGCGGCAACGCCACGTACGTACGCCTCGGCAAGGACGTCGGGCAGGACACGGTGCGCAGGACCGCGGTCGCGGCCGGGCTGCTGCGGCAGAGCATGGCCCGCCTGGAGCCGACGTTCTCGATCGGCACGTCGACACCGAGCGCGATCCGCATGGCCGCCGCGTACGGGACGTTCGCCAACGACGGCGTCCAGCGCGACCCGTACTCGGTCACGAAGGTCGTCAAGGACGGTGAGCCGCTGTCCGGCCTCGCGCCTCCCTCCTCGCGGCGCGCGCTCGACCCGCAGGTGGCCCAGGAGGTCGCCGACGCCCTGCGCACGGCGGGAAAGCGCATGGGGGTGGACGTCGCGGCGGGGCGCACGGGCGATCAGGACCGCCTCAGGTCGGCCTGGTTCGCGGGCTTCTCGAAGGACCTGTCGACGGCGGTGACGCTGTTCCGGCTGCGGCCCGGCGAGCCGCAGCTGCTGCCCCTGTCGGGGGTGGCGGGGAAGAAGTCGGAGCGCGGCAACGTGCTGCCGCCGCGGATCTGGCGGGAGTACGAGGGGTAG
- a CDS encoding PPOX class F420-dependent oxidoreductase, with protein MSETRAPGSAYDPRTLLAASRLGVLATIKKDGRPQLSPVMPFYDTEADVVHVSMTEGRAKTANLRRDPRATLEVTGPDGRSWATVEGTATLTGPGTDPEGPEVEALVRYYRLAAGEHPDWDEYRAVMVADRRVLMTMTVDRVYGEDLH; from the coding sequence GTGTCCGAAACCCGCGCCCCCGGATCCGCCTACGACCCCCGCACGCTGCTCGCGGCATCCCGTCTCGGCGTACTCGCCACGATCAAGAAGGACGGCCGCCCCCAGCTCTCGCCCGTCATGCCCTTCTACGACACCGAGGCGGACGTCGTCCACGTATCGATGACCGAGGGCCGCGCCAAGACGGCGAACCTGCGCAGGGACCCGCGCGCCACGCTGGAGGTCACCGGCCCCGACGGCCGCTCGTGGGCGACCGTCGAGGGCACGGCGACCCTGACGGGCCCGGGCACCGACCCCGAGGGCCCCGAGGTGGAGGCCCTGGTGCGCTACTACCGCCTGGCGGCGGGTGAGCACCCGGACTGGGACGAGTACCGGGCGGTGATGGTGGCCGACCGCAGGGTGCTGATGACGATGACGGTGGACCGCGTGTACGGCGAAGACCTTCACTGA
- a CDS encoding cytochrome P450, with product MPIPGPALRDDGGVGAISDAGGLHLYQLWLHAEYGGVVRFQLPGAGVAVSVSDPLVLEQTARVDERPASLFAFLEPFCQAGNLQVIGAEEHAPWRRVLLETLAGRPSHERHFGEFVSLVEGLAERWGGAGAGAGAGAGAGAGQPAVLLQKELTALSLRMICAYALGGAGSDAVDAEKVVDAFEVVLSEDDGTTRASLALDYLRSTVDRVIAAREESGQGADRSDLIRALLAAGTSPARIRDTVMVIMLAAHHTTGVAVSWTLHLLGRHPEVAERVAAELDRVLGDRSAPDYGDLRELTYLDMVLKESMRLYPPGPYGARETAEDMVLDGADGTYEVPAGTTVFYPFWAVHMNPDHWPEPEKFRPERFTPEAVAGRSRFAYVPFGLGPRSCEGAGLAMVEAQLTLAVLLKRFRFRPVEGHEVTPVERFVLWAADDIPMVVTPRDGA from the coding sequence ATGCCGATTCCAGGTCCCGCGTTACGTGACGACGGTGGCGTCGGGGCCATCTCGGACGCGGGTGGCCTGCATCTCTACCAGCTCTGGCTGCACGCCGAGTACGGCGGCGTCGTGCGGTTCCAGTTGCCGGGGGCCGGAGTCGCCGTGTCCGTCTCCGATCCGCTGGTGCTGGAGCAGACCGCTCGCGTCGACGAGCGGCCCGCTTCCCTCTTCGCGTTCCTCGAACCCTTCTGCCAAGCCGGGAACCTCCAGGTCATCGGGGCCGAGGAGCATGCGCCCTGGCGGCGCGTGCTGTTGGAGACACTCGCCGGACGGCCCTCCCACGAACGGCACTTCGGGGAGTTCGTCTCTCTGGTGGAGGGGCTCGCCGAGCGGTGGGGTGGTGCCGGTGCTGGTGCCGGTGCCGGTGCCGGTGCTGGTGCGGGCCAACCAGCCGTTCTTCTTCAGAAGGAACTGACCGCGCTCTCTCTGCGCATGATCTGCGCCTACGCCCTGGGTGGCGCCGGCAGTGACGCCGTCGACGCCGAGAAGGTCGTCGACGCCTTCGAAGTCGTGCTCAGCGAGGACGACGGTACGACGCGGGCCTCCCTCGCCCTCGACTACCTGCGTTCCACCGTCGACCGCGTCATCGCCGCACGGGAGGAGAGCGGCCAGGGCGCCGACCGGAGCGACCTCATCCGCGCCCTCCTCGCCGCCGGCACCTCCCCCGCCCGCATCCGCGACACCGTCATGGTGATCATGCTCGCCGCCCACCACACCACAGGCGTCGCCGTCTCCTGGACCCTGCACCTGCTGGGGCGCCACCCCGAGGTCGCCGAGCGTGTCGCCGCCGAACTCGACCGCGTCCTCGGCGACCGGTCGGCGCCCGACTACGGCGACCTGCGCGAGCTCACGTACCTGGACATGGTCCTGAAGGAATCCATGCGGCTCTATCCGCCCGGGCCCTACGGAGCCCGCGAGACCGCCGAGGACATGGTGCTCGACGGCGCCGACGGCACGTACGAGGTCCCCGCAGGCACCACCGTCTTCTATCCCTTCTGGGCCGTGCACATGAACCCCGACCACTGGCCCGAGCCCGAGAAGTTCCGGCCCGAGCGGTTCACCCCGGAGGCCGTGGCGGGGCGGTCGCGGTTCGCCTACGTTCCCTTCGGGCTCGGGCCGCGCAGCTGCGAGGGTGCCGGGCTCGCCATGGTCGAGGCCCAGTTGACGCTGGCCGTGCTGCTCAAGCGGTTCAGGTTCCGGCCCGTGGAGGGGCACGAGGTGACGCCCGTCGAACGGTTCGTGCTGTGGGCCGCCGACGACATCCCGATGGTCGTCACCCCGCGCGACGGCGCGTGA
- a CDS encoding trypsin-like serine peptidase — MDHASWRVRLRRWAASGSGDVLGAGVLFGTDRVLTCAHVIRDPATGQRPDRVQVEFPLLQGLTRTPHRTATVAAGHWVPPFGKAQGDLAVLVLDDPAPLPSPVALHRTLDYRGATVLVDGFPEYQSGGQWLTGVCRGPGGEGDERVQIDLTGAGDGSGQRLRGGFSGAGVREEGSDRLLGILAQADERGEHGYMIPAATVAKYFRRFAERYVTGPHAIPGHRVVSADAARTARPHGLQRTVTRWLNGDADAWDTEVLFIAEDDDRARQALYVVLNMADREQSPQLAVRPVGPGADAPPDGGDSLLSRAGIAPRVGSIGLVLDLEGAALEDPDQPELREALAVLRHELRHAAGQRTTPRRRPAVAVLYADRSATEPAAAAKALGELAASGARLLLVVRSSTHGFTYALAEKLLPAERAAQWLQRIGARVDALADTERSARRLFHRVEPHVVDPPVATGYAARAALWTVQLSNELRPLTGRGGPRLLEKLSYAEQAVDTYLLRAERAESELRAVLDEHLRLRGLLRDHLARLARRGLAEHPDAVGPYRAAQQLLLAGPCPLADAERAVTAFARVVRRLADADPGGDV, encoded by the coding sequence ATGGATCATGCGAGTTGGCGGGTACGCCTGCGGCGCTGGGCGGCTTCGGGCAGCGGTGACGTGCTGGGCGCCGGCGTGCTGTTCGGCACCGACCGCGTGCTCACCTGCGCCCATGTGATCCGCGACCCGGCGACCGGACAGCGCCCCGACCGCGTCCAGGTCGAGTTCCCGCTGCTCCAGGGCCTCACCCGCACCCCGCACCGCACCGCCACCGTCGCCGCGGGCCACTGGGTGCCGCCCTTCGGCAAGGCCCAGGGCGACCTCGCCGTCCTCGTCCTGGACGACCCCGCGCCCCTCCCCTCGCCGGTCGCGCTGCACCGCACCCTCGACTACCGGGGCGCCACGGTCCTCGTCGACGGGTTCCCCGAGTACCAGTCGGGCGGGCAGTGGCTCACCGGCGTCTGCCGGGGGCCCGGCGGGGAGGGCGACGAGCGGGTACAGATCGACCTCACCGGGGCGGGGGACGGGTCCGGGCAGCGGCTGCGGGGCGGGTTCAGCGGCGCGGGCGTACGGGAAGAGGGCAGCGACCGGCTGCTCGGCATCCTGGCGCAGGCCGACGAACGGGGCGAGCACGGGTACATGATCCCGGCGGCCACCGTCGCCAAGTACTTCCGCCGCTTCGCCGAGCGGTACGTGACCGGGCCGCACGCCATCCCCGGCCACCGCGTCGTCTCTGCGGACGCCGCCCGCACCGCCCGCCCGCACGGCCTGCAGCGCACCGTCACGCGCTGGCTGAACGGGGACGCGGACGCCTGGGACACCGAGGTCCTCTTCATCGCCGAGGACGACGACCGGGCACGCCAGGCGCTGTACGTCGTCCTGAACATGGCCGACCGCGAACAGTCCCCGCAGCTGGCGGTGCGGCCCGTCGGGCCCGGCGCCGACGCGCCCCCCGACGGCGGCGACTCGCTCCTGTCCCGCGCCGGCATCGCGCCCCGCGTCGGCAGCATCGGCCTCGTCCTCGACCTGGAGGGCGCCGCCCTGGAGGACCCCGACCAGCCGGAGCTCCGTGAGGCCCTCGCCGTCCTGCGGCACGAGCTGCGGCACGCCGCCGGACAACGGACGACACCGCGAAGGCGCCCCGCCGTCGCCGTGCTCTACGCCGACCGGTCCGCCACCGAACCGGCCGCCGCGGCCAAGGCACTCGGCGAACTGGCGGCCTCCGGCGCCCGGCTGCTGCTCGTGGTGCGCTCCAGCACGCACGGATTCACGTACGCCCTCGCGGAGAAACTGCTGCCCGCCGAGCGTGCCGCGCAGTGGCTGCAGCGCATCGGCGCCCGCGTCGACGCCCTCGCCGACACCGAACGCAGCGCGCGGCGCCTCTTCCACCGCGTCGAACCCCATGTCGTCGACCCGCCGGTCGCCACCGGGTACGCGGCGCGGGCCGCCCTGTGGACCGTCCAGCTCAGCAACGAGCTGCGCCCGCTGACGGGCCGGGGCGGGCCGCGCCTCCTGGAGAAGCTGTCGTACGCCGAACAGGCCGTGGACACCTACCTGCTGCGGGCCGAGCGGGCCGAGAGCGAGCTGCGCGCGGTACTCGACGAGCATCTGCGGCTGCGCGGGCTGCTCCGCGACCACCTGGCGCGGCTCGCCCGGCGCGGTCTCGCCGAGCACCCGGACGCGGTCGGGCCCTACCGCGCGGCGCAGCAGCTCCTGCTGGCCGGGCCCTGCCCGCTGGCCGACGCCGAGCGTGCGGTGACGGCGTTCGCGCGCGTGGTGCGGCGGCTCGCGGACGCCGACCCGGGGGGTGACGTGTGA